The genomic stretch GGGAATAAgctctgttttctgttcctTTTCTGCTTTTAATGATGGGAAATTAATAAAACCTGAACGTGTAACCTGACAGACATTGATGAGTGCAGCTATTCCAGTTACCTGTGCCAGTACCAGTGTGTCAACGAACCAGGGAAGTTCTCCTGTGTGTGCCCAGAAGGATACCAGCTGCTAGGCACCAGACTATGCCAGGGTAAGCAGACCCGCCTCCATTTCCTCCCACGACTAACACCTTCCTCTTTGTGCTTTCAGAGTCAGAAATGCAGCACTGATTCGATCCTTATTCCTTCTTtgacagcagctctgctctTGTACAGTCCTGTCTTGTtctgttcaaacaaacaaatcacaagTTGTTTGTCCTCTGCagatataaatgaatgtgaaacaggTGAACACCAGTGTACTGAGACGCAGACGTGTGTGAATATCCACGGACGATACCAGTGCGTGGACACTAACCGATGCCAAGAGCCTTACGTACAAGTGTCTGAGAAGTGAGTAACACCTTATGAAAGCTTGTGTGtgctcatacacaaacacacgcttttacacacacatacaccttttCCCAATTActaaaatatgtatttgctCAGAATATAACCAGCCCCATTATTGAATATGGCTCAAACTGCAAGATTACTCCAATTACTTTTTCCACATATGAGTCCAGCTTTGCAACCTTTTCTTTTGAACACGGTGCAGTGAAATAACAAAACTATTACAGTTGTGAACAAGTGCTGGATTGGTAACAAGTGTGGGTCAATATTAACATATCCCAGATGATTTTgtagtataaatgtgttttagaaaaacatgaagGATCAAAAATGGCTACTGTTCAATATTTATCCAGATGTTAGAGAACTTTCTTCTTTGTCATGTTACCCCCTCTGCTGGCTGATTTATGAACTGCTGTTTTCATAAGAGGCATGAAAACTAAATCATAGCAATTAAATGTAGTGATTATCACACATTAAAGCTCACGGTTAATTTTTATAAAGACTCTGCTCCATCATATATATGTGCACGTATATTCAGCTGAACTCAGTGTTGCTGCATCATACATATTGCTGTCTTCACATGTCAgttattgatgtttttctgcACCAAATATCACTTTATCTGCCAGCCGCTGTGTGTGTCCTGTCAACAAACCCGCCTGTCGAGAACTGCCTTTCTCCATCGTCCACCGCTACATGAGCATCACCTCCGAGCGCTCCGTCCCCTCCGATATCTTCCAGATTCAGGCCACCAGCGTCTCCCCGGGGGCTTACAACACCTTCCGCATCCGTTCCGGTGACGAAAACGGAGACTTCTACATCAGGGTGAGAAGAGATGTGATGAACCACTGATTCTGACATCTTTCATATTCAAAGTGCACTgacctttaaaaacacttttatttagTGCTAGATGGATATATTAAGAAAACATTGTCTTTTTATTAAACATTAGTCAGCTCGTGGTATCCACTGAATAAGATGGTGATTCTTTCCTGACCACAACTACTTAAAAAGTCCTTTAACACATTCTATACATTCATATCACTGCGTCTTAACAAATTAATTCCTCCTATAAAGGCCAAATATATTAAGAGTTTCTTTTACCCTTGATTTAGAGTGGCAGGTCAGACTGGATTAAGtatttgtaaattaaaaaaaaaaagatttagcCAGAGTTTCCAAGGAAAGCTTTAGTGTCACAAGATGAGGTTGTTGGagctttctgctgtgttttttcaacaaagacatatttaaaatgttgttttcccATTGTTTACTATCCTGCACAGCCCGACCTTACTGATAGCTTTAATATTAAGAAACCAAcctctctgctgcagcttctcactGAAGATAATGTAATTgataaattatcttttttttttttaatgaactcACAGGATATAGTCAGCCATGTCTGTATGTCCTGCTGATAAAAAGAGGGCTTCAGTTTTGTTTAAACATACCTACATCTGTGCTACTAACAAGACATAAAGTCAGTTATATTTCATAGGAAGTGATGGTTGTGGCCTCATTTAGTAGATACAAACGTGTCTGACTGTACCGTAAACATCCTGATGTGAGAACAAGATTTAACATGGATTTTAATGCCTAGGTAATTTATCCACTGACTGTGTTAAAGCTTTTTTGCTtaggttaaaaaacaaacttggtTTGTGTTGAAAACAGTGAACCTGTCATTTATCTTAAAACAtctacacacctacacacatgtgttttcacttattcttaCTAATTAGACCTGTGTGAGCTCGTACAGGCTGCGTTTGACATTTCACTCACTGTCCTGGGacagttaaaggggacatatcatgcacatttccaggtctatattttattcttgaatATCTTTGCGTGatttaaagttcaaaaaactccttattacAGTATAGGATATACTGGTCCTctatgcagcccttcagttcgGCCTCTGTCTCagacaggctgttttagctcctgtctctttaaggtccccctCACGAcaagcccactctgttcttaCTGGTTAGCTTCCAGCTCCGGAGGCTAcctaaacaaacagtagtagtcagatttcacttctttttctcattctttaatcaaaatataaacttcttaaatacatccatacatccTAAATACGAtccgaaatatgtgagtggacaacgcaaacaactcGTGAAACAACTGGAACGGACGGCTGTTTGTTGGCATATGTGAATgatctgacatcatcacgaggaggatgtagaggtaactttgcaaagaagcattcagagcaggctgaagccctggtttttgtctctcagggagcatttttaaatatgttcacctcaagttttggaactttgaccatgtttagcatagatatccaacatcataacagtataaaaataacaaaatcacaaaaaacatatatCCTATTTATGTTTGTAGGCGCTGTTAAGATGGGACAACCTACACCTTTATCGTTCTTACTGAACAGTCTAATCAGATAGTAAGCggaaacacctgtgtgggtacACAGGGCTTTCAAAGACTCATGTCCCCTGCACACTGACGGTAatttctgcagcagcagataTGTACTCaataacatttgttttgtcttttccagCAAATCAATAATATCAGTGCCATGCTAGTGCTGGCCCGTGCCGTGTCAGGGCCGAGGGAGTACACGTTGGACCTGGAGATGGTGTCCGTTAACCCGCTGCTCAGCTATCAGGGCAACTACCAGACCAGCTCCGCCCTCAGACTCTCCATCTACGTCGGGCCGTACACCTTTtaaagatggaggaggaggagaagaagaagagtggagggacacaaagagaaagatggagagagagaaacacagatgcAAAACAAGTGGTCAATGCAGTTCAACCAGTCACTGTGATGTTACACTCTTAGCTTTTAGTCTTCTGAGAAAAGTCACACATTTCTGTCAGTCCACCATGTTAAGTATAAGAATATACATGCAGAACAGTATACAGACACAATGTCTCACAGATAaatagcagctttaaaataatTAGCCCAGTCAAATGTGTTCCCTTGTATTTAATCTGTCTGTTCTcaccattatttttttttaaatttacacatatctgacagcatcATTCTGTGGTCAGTGTGTATAAAAAGGGATTGTACTCATCTGTGCAGGATGATAACAAATCTGTgcgacatgttttttttctgtctgccttCAGATGGAATGATTCACACCCAGCGTCACTACATTAATCTGTTTTTCACCAGTTTACATCCTTATCTTTTGGTTCCGCTCTGTTTGTCACTTTATCAGCCCCGTTTCCTGTTGACAGATGTGATTCAGTAACCACTCAGTTCAGACCTCAGCATCCCTGCTCCTCCTTTACCCTCCACGGTCCATTCCTTTGTTCGAGCTCTCCGTCACTGCCGTTTGTAGGTTCGTCACATTGCTGATTGTGTTGtactttgtaattttttttttgtctaagaTTTGAAcccaaataaaacaatataccttttaaactgtgtgtctcAGTGAAATTGATTGCAATTTCATTCTTTCGTGCAGCTGAAACAATTCATCGATAGGCCTTTTTTTTTAGAGGATATGTTGAGATGTcgcagtaggaaaagcacaagtgtaaataataaaactaatgttGGCTGAATTCCATTCAGCTGCTCCAGTTTCAAGGCGCTGGTGTTGTGTGTACTggatcactgtcacactgtcatggctttaTAGGACACTTGAgtagaacagagccatcattaatgttattagtaacacctgtgctttctcaaaaaggccaaaatgtttttaggcaaaaatgcccaaaatttacttgttccagcttttcaaatttgaagatttgctacttttctttgttttatatgagtgtaaactgattatttttgtgttgGCTGGACAAAATAAGCAAGTTGAAGATGTTtctttgggctctgggaacatTTTTCCACAATATTCTGACACTTgattaaatcattaaatgatTGATTAAACTGAAATATTGCACAGCCCCTCTATACACTGGGCTAATTTGATACTCATattacatacataaacattcaACATGGAATAATTCACATTGCCCAGGAACACTCAACATCCaccctccttctcttcccttGCATGGGACCTAAAAGAGGGAGTAcaggatttaaaataataagtctgtgcaaaaagtaaaaaagaataataatagtaataataataataatagtagtaataataataataataataatagaaatccATCTTCCCATAAACCGACTGTGGCAGGATTGGCTGCATTTATTCTGGCAGTAGTTCATGAAACATAACGTCCAGAAGACTGTTGAGCCAGAgttttagtgtcaaactttGTAATTCTTCTTATTTTTAACCTTATTCTAATTTGGTCCTAATATTATTCATTGCACACTAGTCTTTTAGCATtaccttaaaggacaggttcacaatgtctcaagtctgtcctaaaacaacagtcaggagcccaaatgaacattgacatgtttttcttgagcactgacatgtttttcttcctccagttcatactgactattagatgatctcttcataatgcacttacaatgtaagtgatgggggccaaaatccacaagctgccttttgtgcaaaaatgtatttaaaaatttacttgatgctaatatgaagcttaagTCGTCCAAACGAGTCAAATCAAGAGGATATCTTTCAAtattactgtctttttagtgccaaattccctctttttgttacaatgtTTTGACTACAGCTGAACAGAACTCTGTCTGTCAAGACTCAAAGAGGAAAAtgtttactaaaaagactaactgtggaagatatccacttgattaaCTCAGacgggatcttctaatggtcagtatgaacaggaggaatgattacagccagaAAAACATGCGTCAGTGttcactgatgttttaagacagactagaaaaattgtgaacctatcttttaagaaagtgttgtgtttttgaaaaatgaatcagttgattcatcaataatgaaaataattgttagctgtagccttatttctatttatttcagtCCTTTCCAAAATGACCTCTACACTAAAATACACTTCACTCCAAGCTGAACTGCCTGCATACTAGTATGataacaaagagacagaaagctCACTGcctcattttcatttctctcctcttcactaataatataaaatgtttgacTCCTGCAGTAAGACGGGGGAGATTAAATCTTGTATCCATATCCCAACATCACTAAATTAGGCAGGAGCGGAAACAAATGGCTGCAGTTTCAATTAAAGAGGTCTGAAGCTCTGCAGCTTTCTGATCTATTTTTGCTGTCACAGTCACTCCGCTTGTGTGCTAACTGATTCTCCTgacccacaaaaaaaaattgaggaaaaagagagagagagagggagaaaaagagagaggggaaagcCCTTATTTCACAGTCCACTGCTGTTTGCTCCGCCCAgtcctacacacaaacacacaccccacacacacacttcccatCTGTCCTCACTGGGGGGTgatgactcacacacacagctcgTTTTATGTAATCTGAGCAAGCAGCTTTCAGCCACCAGGAGGCAGCAGATCACACAGATCTCCTCTCTCAGCAGTCCAAGAATAGCAACAACCTGAGGAGAGAGTGTTGGTTTTATAACCTGATTGACTAGTGAGCCTACATTTTCTCCAGTTTTTTCCATGAACTCATACACCTGTGGGAGGGAAAAAGTGATGGCaactttgttttactttttacaaaTAAAGTACAACACAGCAACTAAAGCGCACAAATACACCCCGAGCTCTGAAATATCTTGTAGTATAGATTTCTTCTCTTGCGTAACCTGGCATCTTGTCAGAGTTTAAAAGACTGTGATGGCGATCGAACATGACAGAGCCTGGTGATGGTGTTAAAGAGAGCAGTAGGGCaggaggtctgtgtgtgtgtgtgtgtgagtgtgtgtgtttgttcacgTTAAGCTGTGGCACAAGTCCCCCTGGCATTTCCTGTTGGCACTCGGCACAGAAAGAAAACCtgattctgtgtgtttgcatccagtatcatgtgtatgtgtttgtccgtgtgtgtgtgtgtgtgtgtctgtgtgtgtgcagggtgtGGGTGTTTACATAGGAGAGCATGTGTTTGAGAGTGGCAGTGCCCACACAGACGAGTGGGAGGAGTGTTTCAGGTGGCAGAGGGCACTGCTGGAGCGCCTGGGCCTCATTTCTGGCACCTTCGCCCAAGTATGATCTCATATCTGGGCAAGCCGTGCCCTGTAGGCTGCAGCGGGGGGATTGGCGTGGGACCGGAAGCAGAGACTCGAAGGCCCAtgcatgcagagcagagaagggCAGAGTGCACCAACACACCACTATCACTTTAGAGGACTTCATACTAGAGGAACAAACATGgcggacagaaaaaaaaaacaccttctcTGTTCTGTCTCTTAGTTTGTGACGTGCTCCCATGATGGAGGTGCAATCTGTTCCTGATTTGATCTCCTCCTATTGCATTACAAAAGCTCTCCATGCCCCCCTCCCCATTACACCACAATGCAGGTAttatatttatgaatgaaagaGTGAGGTGGAGTGTCATTTCCCTCCACCCACACCCACCGAGCAGCGAGATTAGTTAATTAACGAAAAGAGCGGGCAGTGGAATCTGTGGGACATCAAAAACAGGCTTGACAAT from Thunnus thynnus chromosome 9, fThuThy2.1, whole genome shotgun sequence encodes the following:
- the efemp2a gene encoding EGF-containing fibulin-like extracellular matrix protein 2a isoform X2 encodes the protein MKCFNHYGGYLCLPRSASVIPAPEAPITPTEAFNPCPLGYEPQGDSCVDVDECERDEDDCQPSQDCVNTLGAFTCQCPDGYRKVGTECIDIDECRYRYCQHRCVNVPGSFSCQCEPGFQLAGNNRSCIDVNECEMGAPCSQKCYNTYGTFLCRCDPGYELGPDGFACNDIDECSYSSYLCQYQCVNEPGKFSCVCPEGYQLLGTRLCQDINECETGEHQCTETQTCVNIHGRYQCVDTNRCQEPYVQVSENRCVCPVNKPACRELPFSIVHRYMSITSERSVPSDIFQIQATSVSPGAYNTFRIRSGDENGDFYIRQINNISAMLVLARAVSGPREYTLDLEMVSVNPLLSYQGNYQTSSALRLSIYVGPYTF